One window of Candidatus Mycobacterium wuenschmannii genomic DNA carries:
- a CDS encoding cytochrome P450, with protein sequence MSTYDSIDFFTDPSLVPDPHPYFDYLRSQNPVLRLPVYNVVAVTGWEEANAVYKDPETFSNCVALGGPFPPLPFEVDCDDLTPLIEANRSQFPMFEHMVTMDPPDHTKARSILSRLLTPSRLKENEEFMWRLADRQLDEFLGNAECEFIAEYSKPFATLVIADLLGVPEDDHKQFRTVLGADRPETRVGAIDGGSVGINPLEWLDEKFCSYIEDRRANPRDDVLTSLATALYPDGTTPEVIDVSRSATFLFAAGQETTAKLLSAALQALGDRPEIQQRLREDRSLIPGFIEESLRFESPVKSDSRLAVRSTTIGGVDIPVGTVVMILPGAANRDPRRFENPHEFQIDRKNVREHMAFARGVHSCPGAPLARVEGRVSIERILDRMSDISISEPQHGPIDERRYTFEPTYILRGLSDLHLTFTPRPALAPVS encoded by the coding sequence ATGAGCACCTACGACTCGATCGATTTCTTCACCGACCCGTCGCTGGTTCCCGACCCGCACCCCTACTTCGACTACCTGCGGAGCCAGAACCCGGTGCTGCGGCTGCCGGTCTACAACGTCGTGGCGGTGACGGGGTGGGAAGAGGCCAACGCGGTCTACAAGGACCCCGAGACCTTCTCCAACTGCGTCGCGCTCGGTGGTCCGTTCCCGCCGCTGCCCTTCGAGGTCGACTGCGACGACCTCACCCCGCTGATCGAGGCCAACCGCAGCCAGTTCCCGATGTTCGAGCACATGGTCACCATGGATCCGCCGGACCACACCAAGGCGCGCTCGATCCTGAGCCGGTTGCTCACCCCGAGCCGGCTGAAGGAGAACGAGGAATTCATGTGGCGGCTCGCCGACCGTCAGCTCGACGAATTCCTCGGCAACGCCGAGTGTGAGTTCATCGCGGAGTACTCGAAGCCCTTCGCCACGTTGGTGATTGCCGACCTGCTCGGCGTGCCGGAAGACGACCACAAGCAGTTCCGCACGGTACTGGGCGCGGACCGTCCTGAGACGCGAGTAGGTGCTATCGACGGCGGGTCGGTGGGCATCAACCCGCTGGAGTGGTTGGACGAGAAGTTCTGCTCCTACATCGAGGACCGGCGCGCCAACCCGCGCGACGACGTGTTGACGTCGTTGGCGACGGCGCTGTACCCCGACGGAACCACTCCCGAGGTGATCGACGTAAGTCGTTCCGCGACATTCCTTTTCGCCGCCGGCCAAGAGACCACCGCAAAGCTGCTCTCCGCGGCACTACAGGCGTTGGGCGACCGGCCCGAGATACAGCAGCGGCTGCGCGAGGACCGCAGCTTGATTCCCGGCTTCATCGAGGAGTCGCTGCGCTTCGAGAGCCCGGTCAAGAGCGACTCCCGGCTCGCGGTGCGCTCGACCACCATCGGTGGCGTCGACATCCCGGTCGGCACCGTGGTGATGATCCTGCCCGGCGCCGCCAACCGCGACCCACGCCGGTTCGAGAACCCGCACGAGTTCCAGATCGACCGCAAGAACGTCCGCGAGCACATGGCTTTCGCGCGCGGCGTGCACTCCTGCCCGGGCGCGCCGCTGGCCCGCGTCGAGGGCCGCGTCTCGATCGAGCGCATCCTGGACCGGATGTCGGACATCTCGATCAGCGAGCCGCAGCACGGTCCGATCGACGAGCGGCGCTACACCTTCGAGCCGACCTACATCCTGCGCGGGCTCAGTGATCTACACCTGACGTTCACACCGCGTCCCGCGCTCGCACCGGTGAGCTGA
- a CDS encoding amidohydrolase family protein, with protein MGQLSHKVDVPFPIFDADNHLYEPPEALTKFLPKEYKDYVQYVQINGRTKIAIRGQISNYIPNPTFEVVARPGAWEEYFKYGNPDGKSKRELFGEPMRAIPAFFEPGPRLETMNELGLDKTLMFPTLASLLEERLRDDPLAIHVLVHALNEWLDEVWGFNYQNRIFTTPVITLPIVEKAIEELEWAVKRGARAILVRPAPVPGFRGPRSFAVPEFDPFWERVVEHDVLVGMHSSDSGYSRYTSEWDGADQEMLPFQTNAMGILNEWRPIQDSVGSWVIHGALYRHPKLKVAIVEAGSKWMTPLLDGLAEVFRKAPEAFPSDPVEMVKNRIHVSPFFEDGIDDLVKLVGVDQVLYGSDWPHPEGLAEPTFYIEALSHLKPEDQAKIMGGNLGRLVTV; from the coding sequence ATGGGGCAGTTGTCGCACAAGGTGGACGTGCCGTTTCCGATTTTCGACGCAGACAACCATCTCTACGAGCCGCCGGAGGCGCTGACCAAGTTCCTGCCCAAGGAGTACAAGGACTACGTCCAGTACGTGCAGATCAACGGGCGCACCAAAATCGCCATTCGCGGCCAGATCAGCAACTACATCCCCAACCCGACCTTCGAGGTCGTCGCCCGGCCGGGCGCGTGGGAGGAGTACTTCAAGTACGGCAACCCGGACGGCAAGAGCAAGCGCGAGCTGTTCGGTGAGCCGATGCGCGCGATTCCGGCGTTCTTTGAGCCCGGCCCGCGCCTGGAGACGATGAACGAGCTGGGCCTGGACAAGACGCTGATGTTCCCGACCCTGGCCAGCCTGCTGGAGGAGCGGCTGCGTGACGACCCGCTGGCCATCCACGTGCTGGTCCACGCGCTGAACGAGTGGTTGGACGAGGTCTGGGGCTTCAACTACCAGAACCGGATCTTCACCACGCCGGTCATCACCCTGCCGATCGTCGAGAAGGCCATCGAGGAACTGGAGTGGGCGGTCAAGCGCGGTGCCCGCGCCATCCTGGTTCGCCCGGCACCCGTGCCGGGTTTCCGGGGCCCACGGTCATTCGCGGTGCCCGAGTTCGACCCGTTCTGGGAGCGTGTCGTCGAGCACGACGTGCTGGTCGGCATGCACTCCAGCGACAGCGGCTACTCCCGGTACACCTCGGAGTGGGACGGTGCCGACCAGGAGATGCTGCCGTTCCAGACCAATGCGATGGGCATCCTTAACGAGTGGCGGCCGATTCAGGACTCGGTCGGCTCGTGGGTGATTCACGGCGCGCTGTACCGGCACCCGAAGCTGAAGGTCGCCATCGTCGAGGCCGGCTCGAAGTGGATGACCCCGCTGCTCGACGGTCTGGCCGAGGTCTTCCGGAAGGCCCCTGAGGCATTCCCGAGCGACCCGGTCGAGATGGTCAAGAACCGGATCCACGTAAGCCCGTTCTTCGAGGACGGTATCGACGACCTGGTCAAGCTCGTCGGTGTGGACCAGGTGCTGTACGGATCGGACTGGCCGCACCCGGAGGGGCTGGCGGAGCCGACCTTCTACATCGAAGCGCTCTCCCACCTGAAGCCGGAAGACCAGGCAAAGATCATGGGCGGCAACCTCGGTCGGCTTGTCACGGTCTGA
- a CDS encoding alpha-keto acid decarboxylase family protein: MNAAASYTVGDYLLDRLAELGVTEVFGVPGDYNLEFLDHIVAHPQLRWVGNANELNAGYAADGYGRLRGMSAVVTTFGVGELSAANAIAGSYAEHVPVVHIVGGPSKDAQGTRRALHHSLGDGDFEHFLRVSREFTCAQANLMPATATREIDRVLCEVREQRRPGYLLLSTDVARFETEPPGAPLPHYTGGTSPRSLALFTEAASQLIGDHQLTVLADLLVHRLNAVDKLEALLAADVVPHATLMWGKSLVDESAPEFLGIYAGSASAEPVRRAIEEAPALVTAGVVFTDMVSGFFSQRVDPARTIDVGPQQSTVGNEVFAPLEMGAALDALTAILTERGVRSPAVTTAAEDAPVQPPNRDESLTQKVLWDRFCDALTPGNIVLADQGTSFYGMATHRLPQGVTFIGQPLWGSIGYTLPATLGAGLAERDRRPVLLIGDGAAQLTVQELGAFSREGLSPVVVVVNNDGYTIERMIHGNTAPYNDIVRWSWADIPTALGVTDHLTFRAETYGELDDAFVAAAEHRNRFVLIEAVVGRLDIPDLLTDLVSDLG; the protein is encoded by the coding sequence TCAATGCCGGATACGCGGCCGACGGATACGGCCGCCTGCGCGGAATGTCAGCCGTGGTAACCACATTCGGAGTCGGCGAGCTGTCAGCGGCCAATGCGATCGCGGGTAGCTACGCCGAACATGTCCCGGTGGTACACATCGTCGGCGGACCGTCGAAGGACGCCCAGGGCACCCGCCGCGCCCTGCACCACTCGCTGGGCGACGGCGACTTCGAGCACTTCTTGCGGGTGAGCCGCGAGTTCACTTGTGCGCAAGCCAATCTCATGCCTGCCACTGCGACTCGGGAAATCGACCGGGTGCTCTGCGAGGTCCGCGAGCAGCGGCGGCCGGGTTATCTGCTGCTGTCCACCGACGTGGCCCGCTTCGAGACCGAGCCGCCGGGCGCGCCGCTGCCGCACTACACCGGCGGTACCAGCCCGCGGTCACTGGCGTTATTCACCGAGGCCGCAAGCCAACTCATCGGCGACCACCAGCTGACCGTGCTGGCCGACCTGCTGGTCCATCGGTTGAATGCCGTCGACAAGCTCGAGGCACTACTGGCTGCCGACGTCGTGCCACACGCCACGCTGATGTGGGGCAAGAGCCTCGTCGATGAGAGCGCTCCGGAATTCCTCGGCATCTACGCGGGATCCGCGAGCGCAGAGCCCGTGCGGCGGGCGATCGAGGAGGCCCCGGCGCTCGTCACCGCAGGCGTGGTGTTCACCGACATGGTCAGTGGATTTTTCAGTCAGCGCGTCGATCCGGCCCGGACCATCGACGTGGGGCCACAGCAGAGCACCGTCGGCAACGAAGTGTTCGCGCCACTGGAAATGGGGGCGGCGCTCGACGCGCTGACCGCGATCCTCACCGAACGCGGCGTTCGATCCCCCGCTGTGACGACAGCCGCCGAGGACGCCCCGGTGCAGCCGCCGAACCGGGACGAGTCGTTGACCCAGAAAGTGTTGTGGGACAGGTTCTGTGACGCACTGACGCCCGGCAACATCGTGCTCGCCGATCAGGGCACCTCGTTCTACGGGATGGCCACCCACCGGCTCCCGCAGGGCGTGACGTTTATTGGCCAACCACTTTGGGGCTCAATCGGCTACACGCTGCCCGCCACGCTCGGCGCAGGCCTGGCGGAGCGTGATCGGCGCCCGGTGCTGCTGATCGGTGACGGCGCCGCGCAGCTGACGGTGCAGGAGCTGGGCGCGTTTTCCCGCGAGGGCCTGTCCCCGGTCGTCGTCGTGGTGAACAACGACGGCTACACCATCGAACGGATGATCCACGGAAACACCGCGCCCTACAACGACATTGTGCGATGGAGCTGGGCTGACATTCCGACCGCGCTCGGCGTCACCGACCACCTGACGTTCCGGGCCGAGACGTATGGCGAACTCGACGACGCGTTCGTCGCGGCCGCCGAGCACCGGAATCGATTCGTGCTCATCGAGGCGGTGGTCGGTCGCCTCGACATTCCTGATTTGCTCACCGATCTCGTCTCCGACCTCGGCTGA
- a CDS encoding spirocyclase AveC family protein, whose amino-acid sequence MTPVMQAASGFALIGGISFVVLAVVLSVRQGRVHPLLLLCISAISFSWIEAPYDWAMYAQFPAAIPRMPSWWPLNMTWGGLPLFVPIGYISYFVLPAFTATALGRWLIARFGWRRPPTLLIVGLVVGFAWALFFNGFLGAKLGVFYYGRVIPGLAIREGTLHQYPLYDSLAMAIQMMVFTYLLGRTDAEGRNVIEMVAARRAKTPLQASLLSVVGVIVVGNVLYGAVFAPHLITKLGGWVTAEPPGQLFPGVPNQPK is encoded by the coding sequence ATGACACCGGTCATGCAGGCGGCCAGTGGGTTCGCGCTCATCGGCGGCATCTCCTTCGTCGTGTTGGCAGTCGTCCTTAGCGTTCGCCAGGGACGTGTGCATCCCCTACTGTTGCTGTGCATTTCGGCGATCTCTTTCTCATGGATCGAGGCTCCATACGACTGGGCGATGTACGCGCAGTTTCCCGCCGCCATCCCGCGCATGCCGTCCTGGTGGCCGCTGAACATGACGTGGGGCGGGCTGCCGCTGTTCGTGCCGATCGGCTACATCTCGTACTTCGTGCTGCCGGCCTTCACCGCCACCGCACTCGGGCGTTGGCTGATCGCGCGCTTCGGCTGGCGCAGGCCCCCAACGCTTTTGATCGTCGGCCTGGTGGTCGGCTTCGCCTGGGCACTGTTCTTCAACGGCTTCCTCGGCGCCAAACTCGGTGTCTTCTACTACGGCAGGGTGATTCCCGGCCTCGCGATCCGCGAGGGCACCCTGCACCAGTACCCGCTGTATGACTCACTGGCGATGGCCATCCAGATGATGGTCTTCACCTACCTGCTGGGTCGTACCGACGCCGAAGGCCGCAACGTCATCGAGATGGTCGCCGCCAGGCGGGCGAAGACTCCGCTGCAGGCCTCGCTACTCTCGGTCGTCGGGGTGATCGTCGTCGGAAACGTCTTGTACGGCGCTGTTTTCGCGCCACACCTGATCACCAAGCTCGGGGGCTGGGTCACCGCGGAGCCTCCCGGCCAACTGTTCCCGGGCGTGCCGAATCAGCCCAAATAG
- a CDS encoding TetR/AcrR family transcriptional regulator, which produces MTSARRIGAPDAKNRTVLLDAAEQLMLEEGYAAVTSRRVAERAALKPQLVHYYFRTMDELFLAAFRRRAEEGLEVQAQMLQAPQPLWALWRFSTDPAATTITMEFIALANHRKALKAEIAYYAERFREEQRKALTTILEGYGVDPVKFPPLVWSVLMTSVSRVLVIERALDMSAGHRETVEIVEEYLRHLEGDPEI; this is translated from the coding sequence ATGACTTCGGCCCGCAGGATCGGGGCACCGGACGCCAAGAACCGGACGGTGCTGCTCGACGCCGCCGAGCAGTTGATGCTCGAAGAGGGTTACGCCGCAGTGACTTCGCGCCGCGTGGCGGAACGGGCGGCGCTCAAGCCGCAGTTGGTGCACTACTACTTCCGCACGATGGACGAATTGTTCCTGGCCGCGTTCCGCCGTCGCGCCGAGGAAGGACTCGAGGTCCAGGCGCAGATGCTGCAGGCGCCGCAGCCGCTGTGGGCGCTGTGGCGGTTCAGCACCGATCCCGCGGCGACCACGATCACCATGGAGTTCATCGCGCTGGCCAACCATCGCAAAGCGCTGAAGGCCGAGATCGCCTATTACGCCGAGCGCTTCCGCGAGGAACAGCGCAAGGCGCTGACCACGATCCTCGAGGGCTACGGTGTCGACCCGGTGAAATTTCCCCCGCTGGTGTGGTCGGTGCTGATGACCAGCGTGTCTCGCGTCCTGGTCATCGAGCGGGCGCTCGACATGTCCGCAGGCCACCGCGAGACCGTCGAGATCGTCGAGGAGTACCTCCGCCATCTCGAGGGCGACCCCGAGATCTGA
- a CDS encoding fatty-acid--CoA ligase, producing the protein MSNGDAHSHSLVIASDYRVADPEQVWPLLTRRRSALADIGAHHVLLYASTHDPGRVLVTIGVRSREPIVELLRSRVFFEWFDAVGVDDIPAVFAGEIVERYGSGARSANSAPGVVVAAISSVDSVPVLTHEIRDAQARFESAGIRETRLFQAFDDSHEVMILQELDDEDRARRWIEHPDTAAPWIDGAGVGAYPPVFVGTFCDMMRIDE; encoded by the coding sequence GTGAGCAATGGCGACGCGCATTCGCATTCGCTGGTGATCGCGTCCGACTATCGGGTGGCCGACCCGGAACAGGTATGGCCGTTGCTCACCCGCCGCAGATCGGCACTCGCCGACATCGGCGCCCATCATGTTCTGCTGTATGCCTCGACCCACGATCCCGGTCGCGTGCTGGTGACCATCGGCGTGCGCAGTCGGGAGCCGATCGTCGAACTGCTGCGCTCGCGCGTCTTCTTCGAGTGGTTCGACGCCGTCGGCGTCGACGACATTCCCGCCGTGTTCGCCGGGGAGATCGTCGAACGGTACGGATCGGGGGCGCGGTCCGCGAACTCCGCGCCGGGCGTCGTGGTCGCGGCGATCTCGTCGGTCGACAGCGTTCCGGTGCTGACCCACGAAATCCGCGATGCGCAAGCCAGATTCGAGTCAGCCGGTATCCGGGAGACCCGCCTGTTCCAGGCTTTTGACGACAGTCACGAAGTGATGATCCTGCAGGAACTCGACGACGAGGACCGCGCGCGGCGCTGGATCGAGCACCCCGACACCGCGGCCCCGTGGATCGACGGCGCCGGTGTGGGTGCCTATCCGCCGGTATTCGTCGGCACGTTCTGCGACATGATGCGGATCGACGAGTAG
- a CDS encoding FadD3 family acyl-CoA ligase, translating into MWQTIPEMVVSAADRFGDAEAVVDGPLRLTFRDLVHRIRCAAGAFRDLGIGKGERVAVWAPNSADWIVAAFGVLTAGGVLVPVNTRFKPDEAGDIIVRSRAKAVLVQKGFLDQDFTAPAGVPVIDLKSDFLSSGAPFECPVNGGDIADIIFTSGTTGRPKGAMMNHRQTLRMYEEWATLADLREGDRYLMINPYFHTFGLKAGLIASFLRGATMLPLPVFDVDTVIDLIERERISMLPGPPTLYHSLLTIPDKAKLSSLRAGVTGAADIPVELVRRIHDELPFQTLMTGYGLTEAGNVTLSRPGDSFEEVATTAGLPCEDVDVRIAEDGEVLVRGYGVMQGYLDDPEATALAIDDDGWLHTGDLGNFDKSGRLRIDGRKKDMFIVGGFNAYPAEIEGFMLEHPAVAQVAVIGVPDERLGQVGKAFVVLKRPVSEDDLIGWCRDRMAGFKAPRYVEFLGELPLNATGKVMKDQLR; encoded by the coding sequence ATGTGGCAGACCATCCCCGAGATGGTCGTCAGCGCGGCGGACCGGTTCGGCGACGCGGAAGCGGTTGTCGACGGTCCGCTGCGCTTGACCTTCCGCGACCTGGTCCATCGGATTCGCTGCGCCGCAGGCGCTTTCCGCGACCTCGGCATCGGTAAGGGCGAGCGAGTAGCCGTCTGGGCGCCCAACTCGGCCGACTGGATCGTCGCCGCGTTCGGCGTGCTCACCGCCGGCGGCGTGCTGGTGCCGGTCAACACCCGGTTCAAGCCCGACGAGGCCGGGGACATCATCGTCCGCAGTCGTGCGAAGGCCGTCCTGGTGCAGAAGGGCTTCCTCGACCAGGACTTCACGGCCCCGGCGGGCGTTCCGGTGATCGACCTGAAGTCTGACTTCTTGTCCAGCGGTGCACCTTTCGAATGCCCGGTGAACGGCGGCGACATCGCCGACATCATCTTCACCTCAGGCACAACCGGCCGCCCCAAGGGCGCGATGATGAACCATCGGCAGACGTTGCGGATGTACGAGGAGTGGGCGACGCTCGCCGATCTGCGCGAGGGCGACCGCTACCTGATGATCAACCCGTACTTCCACACGTTCGGCCTCAAAGCGGGCCTGATCGCCTCGTTCCTGCGCGGCGCGACCATGCTCCCACTGCCGGTGTTCGACGTCGACACGGTAATCGATCTGATTGAGCGTGAACGCATTTCGATGCTTCCCGGGCCTCCGACGCTCTACCACTCGTTACTGACGATCCCGGACAAAGCCAAGCTGTCGTCGCTGCGTGCCGGCGTCACCGGCGCCGCCGACATACCGGTGGAACTGGTCCGCCGCATCCACGACGAACTGCCGTTCCAGACGTTGATGACCGGTTACGGGCTCACCGAGGCCGGCAACGTAACGCTGTCGCGTCCCGGGGACTCGTTCGAAGAGGTGGCCACCACCGCCGGCCTGCCCTGCGAGGACGTCGACGTGCGCATCGCCGAGGACGGCGAGGTGTTGGTGCGGGGCTACGGCGTCATGCAGGGGTACCTGGACGACCCGGAGGCGACCGCGCTCGCCATCGACGACGACGGCTGGCTGCACACCGGCGATCTCGGCAATTTCGACAAGTCCGGCCGGTTGAGGATCGACGGGCGTAAAAAGGACATGTTCATCGTTGGTGGGTTCAATGCGTACCCGGCCGAGATCGAAGGCTTCATGCTGGAGCACCCGGCGGTTGCCCAGGTCGCCGTGATTGGGGTGCCCGACGAGCGGCTCGGCCAGGTAGGGAAGGCCTTTGTGGTGCTGAAAAGACCTGTGTCAGAAGACGATCTGATCGGATGGTGCCGGGACCGGATGGCCGGGTTCAAGGCGCCGCGCTACGTCGAGTTCCTCGGCGAACTACCTCTGAACGCCACCGGGAAGGTGATGAAGGACCAGCTCCGGTGA
- a CDS encoding (2Fe-2S)-binding protein — MFVCLCNGITSQVVADVIAGGASTTNQIAAACGAGADCGRCRRTLRKLLAMPGAEHGV; from the coding sequence GTGTTCGTCTGCCTGTGTAACGGGATCACCAGCCAGGTGGTGGCCGACGTCATTGCCGGCGGGGCATCGACGACGAATCAGATCGCCGCGGCGTGCGGAGCGGGAGCCGATTGCGGGCGATGTCGCCGGACCCTACGCAAACTGCTCGCCATGCCCGGTGCGGAGCACGGGGTCTGA
- a CDS encoding TetR/AcrR family transcriptional regulator, whose amino-acid sequence MPQRSTAKRTTVAAPTPIRRPRGEPRRLLLDAARRLFGRQDYRSTTTREIATAAGVTEHLLFRNFGSKAALFREALVEPFTSFIDQFGETWQSVDHEEAVEEELTGHFVSQLYDLFVEHQGLLLTLMAADALSADELAETGVDDVKRAFQVLGRISGEGMNLRGMHSDHPDLPAHSTVAMIAGMAALRSTYFGAAPPSREVIVDELVQAILHGFLHRND is encoded by the coding sequence GTGCCCCAACGATCAACCGCCAAGCGGACCACCGTTGCCGCGCCCACTCCGATCCGCCGGCCCCGTGGTGAGCCCCGCAGGCTGCTGCTCGACGCCGCCCGGCGGCTGTTCGGCCGCCAGGACTACCGGAGTACGACCACCCGTGAAATCGCCACGGCGGCAGGCGTTACCGAGCACCTGCTGTTCCGCAACTTCGGCTCGAAGGCCGCGTTGTTCCGTGAGGCACTGGTCGAGCCGTTCACCAGCTTCATCGACCAATTCGGCGAGACCTGGCAATCGGTCGATCACGAGGAGGCCGTCGAGGAGGAGCTGACGGGCCACTTCGTCAGCCAGCTCTACGACCTGTTCGTCGAACACCAGGGTCTGCTGCTGACCCTCATGGCGGCCGACGCGCTGAGCGCGGACGAGCTCGCCGAGACCGGCGTCGACGACGTCAAGCGGGCCTTTCAGGTGCTCGGCCGGATCAGCGGCGAGGGAATGAATCTGCGCGGCATGCATTCGGATCATCCCGACCTGCCGGCGCACTCCACGGTCGCGATGATCGCCGGGATGGCGGCGCTGCGGTCGACTTACTTCGGCGCCGCGCCGCCGTCGAGAGAAGTGATCGTCGACGAACTCGTCCAGGCGATTCTGCACGGCTTCCTGCACCGCAACGACTGA
- a CDS encoding cytochrome P450 has protein sequence MSDINTVELYYDPYDSDIDDNPYPVWKRMREEAPLYYNEKYNFYALSRYEDVARELHNWQTYRSGRGTTADILFNNIEVPPGILLFEDPPLHDLHRKLLSKVFTPRRMLAVESLVRDFCTGELDPLVGSDGFDFIADLGSVLPMRTIGYLLGIPEEHQARIRDRNGAFIDVAKGAGPEAVSQKIFEETITMFAEFIEYRAEHPSDDLMTELLAAEIEEADGVKRPLTRTEVLSYTAMIAGAGNETTTRLIGFMAQLLSDHPEQRRELVADHSLIPGAIEESLRFEPPSPVQARYVAQDADLYGRTVPAGSFMLLLNASANRDESQFPDPDRFDIHRRGAHLSFGQGLHFCLGSALARLEARVAFEEVLKRWPDWQVDYANAERAHTASVRGWARLPVVTG, from the coding sequence ATGTCAGACATCAACACCGTCGAGTTATATTACGACCCATACGATTCCGACATCGATGACAATCCGTATCCGGTATGGAAACGGATGCGCGAGGAAGCTCCGTTGTACTACAACGAGAAGTACAACTTCTACGCGCTCAGCCGGTATGAGGACGTCGCACGGGAGCTGCACAACTGGCAGACCTACCGCTCCGGCCGCGGCACCACCGCCGACATCTTGTTCAACAACATCGAAGTGCCGCCGGGCATCCTGCTGTTCGAGGATCCGCCGCTGCACGACCTGCATCGCAAACTGTTGTCGAAGGTTTTTACCCCGCGGCGCATGCTCGCGGTCGAGTCACTGGTCCGCGACTTCTGTACCGGCGAACTGGATCCGCTGGTCGGCAGCGACGGATTCGACTTCATCGCCGATCTGGGCTCCGTGCTGCCGATGCGGACCATCGGCTACCTGCTGGGCATTCCCGAAGAACACCAGGCCCGCATCCGGGATCGCAACGGCGCGTTCATCGACGTCGCCAAAGGGGCCGGCCCGGAAGCCGTCAGCCAGAAGATCTTCGAAGAGACCATCACGATGTTCGCCGAGTTCATCGAATACCGGGCGGAGCACCCTTCCGACGACTTGATGACCGAGTTGCTCGCGGCCGAGATCGAGGAGGCCGACGGAGTCAAACGGCCGCTGACGCGCACCGAGGTGCTGTCCTACACCGCGATGATCGCCGGCGCCGGCAACGAGACCACCACCCGCCTGATCGGTTTCATGGCGCAGCTACTTTCCGACCACCCGGAGCAACGCCGCGAACTGGTTGCCGACCACTCGCTGATACCGGGCGCGATCGAGGAGTCGCTGCGCTTCGAACCGCCGTCGCCGGTCCAGGCCCGCTACGTCGCGCAGGACGCCGACCTGTACGGTCGCACAGTGCCGGCGGGCTCGTTCATGTTGCTGCTCAACGCTTCTGCCAATCGCGACGAAAGTCAGTTTCCCGACCCGGATCGTTTCGACATCCACCGTCGCGGCGCCCATCTCAGTTTCGGCCAAGGCCTGCACTTCTGCCTCGGCTCCGCGCTGGCCCGCCTCGAGGCCCGGGTGGCCTTCGAAGAGGTGCTCAAGCGCTGGCCTGACTGGCAGGTCGACTACGCCAACGCCGAACGCGCCCACACCGCCAGCGTCCGCGGCTGGGCGCGGCTGCCCGTGGTCACCGGATAA
- a CDS encoding DinB family protein, translating into MDWTTELVDQLRFHWETALRPRFESLSDAEYHWEPVPGCWGVRARGQQRSEGAAGGGETVIDFAFPQPEPPPVTTIAWRLGHIIVGVFGMRAASYFGGPAMDYGSFRYAATAAEGLAQLDAGYARWTAGVAALDADELARPCGPAEGPYADKPMATLILHIHREAIHHGAEIALLRDLYAGTQTGGGGIAISSA; encoded by the coding sequence ATGGACTGGACCACCGAGCTTGTCGACCAGCTTCGCTTTCACTGGGAGACCGCGCTGCGGCCGCGGTTCGAGTCCCTGTCCGACGCCGAATATCACTGGGAACCCGTGCCGGGCTGTTGGGGTGTTCGCGCGCGCGGGCAGCAGCGCAGCGAGGGCGCCGCGGGCGGGGGCGAGACGGTGATCGACTTCGCCTTCCCCCAGCCCGAACCCCCACCGGTGACGACGATCGCCTGGCGGCTCGGCCACATCATCGTGGGCGTATTCGGAATGCGCGCCGCATCGTACTTCGGCGGCCCGGCGATGGATTACGGCTCATTCCGGTACGCGGCGACCGCTGCGGAGGGGCTCGCTCAACTCGATGCCGGCTATGCGCGCTGGACGGCCGGGGTCGCCGCGCTGGACGCCGACGAATTGGCGAGGCCGTGCGGGCCCGCCGAGGGGCCGTATGCGGACAAGCCGATGGCGACCCTCATCCTGCACATTCACCGCGAAGCGATACACCACGGCGCGGAGATTGCACTGCTGCGTGACCTCTACGCCGGCACGCAAACGGGGGGTGGAGGCATTGCCATAAGCTCCGCGTGA